CGGCCGGGCCATCGACGTGCGGGTGTCGACCCTCCCCTCCTCGCACGGCGAGCGGGCGGTGCTGCGGCTGCTGGACAAGGGCGAGAGCAAGTTCACGCTCGAAGGCCTGGGCATGGGCGGCGACACCCTGGTGCGCTTCAACAAGCTGGTGAACCAGCCGCACGGCATCGTGCTGGTGACCGGCCCGACTGGCTCGGGCAAAACCACCACCCTGTACGCCGGCCTGGGCCGCATCGACACCTCCACCACCAACATCCTGACGGTGGAAGACCCGGTCGAGTACGAGCTGGCCGGCATCGGCCAGACGCAGGTGAACGCCAAGATCGACCTGACCTTCGCAAAGGCGCTGCGCGCCATCCTGCGGCAGGATCCGGACGTCATCATGATCGGCGAGATCCGCGACTTCGAAACCGCGCAGATCGCCATCCAGGCCTCGCTGACCGGCCACTTGGTGCTGGCCACGCTGCACACCAACGACGCCCCCAGCGCCGTGACCCGTCTGACCGACATGGGGGTGGAGCCCTTCCTGCTGTCGTCCTCGCTGCTCGGAGTGCTGGCGCAGCGACTGGTGCGCAAGCTCTGCATCGTCTGCAAGCGCCAGGATGCCAACGGGCGGTGGCACCCGGTGGGCTGCCCCGAATGCGGCAACACCGGCTACAAGGGCCGTACCGGCGTCTATGAACTGATGGTGGCCGACGACAAGGTGCGCGCGCTGATCCACAGCCGGGCCGCCGAGTCGCAGCTGTTCGTCGCGGCCGAGCAGGCCGGCATGCGCACCATGCGGGAGGACGGCGAGCGCCTGGTGCGCGCAGGCCTGACCTCGCTCGAAGAAGTGCTGCGTGTCACGCGCGACTAGCCCCTTCGCCCCCTGACCTCCTCCTGGCCACCGACCCCGCATGCCCGCCTACCGTTTTGAAGCGCTCGATGCCGCCGGCAACAGCAGCACCGGCCTGATCGAGGCCGACAACGCGAAGGCCGCGCGGGCCCAGCTGCGTGCGCAGAAACTGGTGCCGCTGGAAGTCAACGCGGTGGCGGCCGAGGCCGACAAGCCCGGCAACGTCAACCTGCGTCGCAAGGCCTTCAACGCCACCGGCCTGGCCATCTGGACCCGCCAGCTGTCGGGCCTGGTCACCTCCGGGCTGCCGCTGGAGCGCGCGCTCACCGCGCTCGGCGACGAAGCCGAGGACGAGCGCCAGCGCGAACTGCTGGCCCACCTGCGCAGCGAAGTGAATGCCGGCTCCAGCTTCGCCAAGGCGCTGGGCAGCGCGCCACGCGAATTCGACGAGATCTACCGCGCCGTGGTGGCTGCCGGCGAGCAGAGCGGCGGCCTGGGCCTGGTGCTGGAGAAGCTGGCCGACGACCTGGAAGAACGCCAGGCGCTGCGCAGCAAGCTGATCGGCGCGGCGCTGTACCCCATCATCGTCTCGATGGTGGCGGTGGTCATCGTGATCTTCCTGGTCACCTATGTGGTGCCGCAGGTGGCTTCCGTGTTCTCCAGCAGCAAGCAGACGCTGCCCTTCCTCACGGTGGCCATGCTGGCCATCAGCGCCTTCGTGCGCCAATGGGGCTGGCTGGTGGCGCTGATGATGATCGCCGGCGGTGGCCTGCTGGCCTTCTCGTTGCGCAACGAGGCTTTCCGCGAGCGCTTCGATGCCGCCTGGCTGCGCCTGCCCATGGTGGGGCGCCTGGCCCGCGGCTACAACGCAGCGCGCTTCGCTGGCACGCTGGCCATGCTGGCGGGCGCTGGCGTGCCCATCCTGAAGGCCCTGCAAGCGGCCGCCGAGACGCTCAACAACCGCGCGATGCGGTCCGATGCGCTGGACGCGCTGGTGCAGGTGCGGGAAGGCGCGCCGCTGGCTTCGGCGCTGGCCGGCAAGAAGCGCTTTCCCGGCCTGATCGCGATGTTCGCCCGCCTGGGCGAGCAGACCGGCCGGCTGCCGCACATGCTGAGCCGTGCCGCCGACCAGCTGGGCCAGGAGGTGCAGCGCCGGGCGATGGCGCTGGCCACCATCCTGGAGCCGCTGCTCATCGTCGTGATGGGCCTGGTCGTGATGATGATCGTGCTCGCGGTGCTGATGCCCATCATCCAGCTCAACTCCTGGGTGCGCTGACGCCCTCCGTTCGCGCGCTCGCCGACAGCCCTGTCGGCGTAACGCCGACACCGCCCAAAGCCGGCACGCGCCATGCTTTCGCGTGTCGGTGAACAAGCTGGGATTTCCCCGTTTGTTTCGAGGCCTGACGCCGATAGGCTTTGCTTCAATGAATCTCACCTGCGGTGTCCCCTGGAGGTCAGAGAGATGAGTTCGAACAACGAGCTGGTGCCCGTGCGCGGCACCCACCACATTCCCATCGCCCATATGCGGGCGGTCTACCGGCTGACCGATGTGGAGCGGCGGCTGGACAAGCTGCCCCACAAGGAACACGAGAACCTGCGATCGACCTACGAGCGCATGCTGGAGCGCGGGCCGGAGCGCTTCCAGGTCAAGCCGTCCGGGCTGCCGGTGATGGACGCGCTGTACGACGAGCTGCCCAACTTCGCCGAGGTGCTGGACGACGTCAAGCGCCAGCTGGCCTTGTGCGAGGACAGCCGCGACGCGCTGGAGATCACGCCCATGCTGCTGCTCGGTGCGCCGGGCATTGGCAAGACGCACTTCGCACGCCGCCTCTCCCAGCTGCTGGGCACCGGCATGGGCTTTGTCGCGATGAGCTCGCTGACGGCCGGCTGGGTGCTGTCGGGCGCCTCCTCGCAATGGAAGGGCGCGCGCCCCGGCAAGGTGTTCGAGACGCTGGTGGACGGCCAGTACGCCAACCCGGTGATGGTGGTGGACGAGATCGACAAGGCCGGCGCCGAAGCCACCTACGACCCGCTGGGTGCGCTCTACAGCCTGCTGGAGCACGACACCGCCGGCGCCTTCACCGACGAGTTCGCCGAGGTGCCGATCGACGCCAGCCAGCTCATCCGGGTCGCCACCGCCAACGACGAGCGCGCGATTCCCGACCCCATCCTCAACCGCATGAACGTCTACACGGTGCCGGCCCCCGACCGCGACGCGGCCCGCCGCATCGCGCTGCTGCTGTACAAGACCTTGCGCAGCGAGCACGACTGGGGGCAGCGCTTCGAGCCTGAGCCGCGCGAGGCGGTGCTGGGCCGCATGAGCGAGCTGGCGCCGCGCGAGATGCGGCGCGCCTGGATGACCGCCTTCGGCAACGCGAAGCTCGCGCGGCGCGATCATGTGGCGGAGCAGGACCTGCCGGACCTCGGCGCGAAGAAGCAGGCGATCGGCTTCGTGCACTGAGCCAGCCCGGCACCTGCACATGAAAAGGGCCGCCCCGTGGGCGGCCCTTCTGCGCAGCGGCCGAGCCGCGTCGTACTTATTGGAGCGACGAGTGCGGCCGCGTCACCGGGCTGCCGGTGGGCGCGCTGCTGCCGGCCGGGAAGAAGCTGTAGCTGAGGGCCTCGGCGCCGCCGGTGATCAGCGCATAGTCGCCCTGGCGGTCCACCAGGCGCAGCGAGCCGCTCACCAGGTGCGTTCCGGAGACGCCGAAATCAGCCGCCTGCTCCAGCCGGTAGAAGTCGCTCCTGACCTGCACCAGGCCGCCCAGCTTCAACTTCGTGCCGCCGTTGGCGGACTGCTCGACGACGGTGTGGCGCCACTGCTGCGTGCCGGCTGCCGAGGTGACGGTCAGGCCGTTGTAGTCGATCGAGACGCGGCTCTCGCTGTCGGTGCCGGTCGCGGAGATGTTCACGCCGCCATTGAAGCGCAGCTCGCTGCTGCCGAAGGCACTGAACTGGAAGGCCAGCGAGAACGAGGCCGAGGTGCTCGTCTCGGACGCGGCGGTCACCGTCGCGGTGAGGCTGCCGGTCATCGGCAGGTCGTCGGCGCTTTCCTTGCAGCCGTTGGCCACCACCGTGACCTTGTCGCCGCGGCTGATGCCGTCGTCGAAGCCCGACTCGGTGATGCTGAGCGAGCCGCCGCCGTCGCAGGGCTGCGTCACCGGCTCGGCCGCCTGGGCTTGCTCAC
This genomic stretch from Eleftheria terrae harbors:
- the gspE gene encoding type II secretion system ATPase GspE: MGARHPLPYAFAKAHTVLLEDDGERLVLWADEGVSPQAVSEVLRHFEVHAFEREAAATLSQRIAAAYAGGESSAAAVVGEVESAVDLSRMMQDLPAVEDLLEAANDAPIIRMLNALLTQAAKDGASDIHIEPYERSSSVRFRVDGALREVVQPNKALHAALISRLKIMAELDISEKRLPQDGRISLRIGGRAIDVRVSTLPSSHGERAVLRLLDKGESKFTLEGLGMGGDTLVRFNKLVNQPHGIVLVTGPTGSGKTTTLYAGLGRIDTSTTNILTVEDPVEYELAGIGQTQVNAKIDLTFAKALRAILRQDPDVIMIGEIRDFETAQIAIQASLTGHLVLATLHTNDAPSAVTRLTDMGVEPFLLSSSLLGVLAQRLVRKLCIVCKRQDANGRWHPVGCPECGNTGYKGRTGVYELMVADDKVRALIHSRAAESQLFVAAEQAGMRTMREDGERLVRAGLTSLEEVLRVTRD
- the gspF gene encoding type II secretion system inner membrane protein GspF, which encodes MPAYRFEALDAAGNSSTGLIEADNAKAARAQLRAQKLVPLEVNAVAAEADKPGNVNLRRKAFNATGLAIWTRQLSGLVTSGLPLERALTALGDEAEDERQRELLAHLRSEVNAGSSFAKALGSAPREFDEIYRAVVAAGEQSGGLGLVLEKLADDLEERQALRSKLIGAALYPIIVSMVAVVIVIFLVTYVVPQVASVFSSSKQTLPFLTVAMLAISAFVRQWGWLVALMMIAGGGLLAFSLRNEAFRERFDAAWLRLPMVGRLARGYNAARFAGTLAMLAGAGVPILKALQAAAETLNNRAMRSDALDALVQVREGAPLASALAGKKRFPGLIAMFARLGEQTGRLPHMLSRAADQLGQEVQRRAMALATILEPLLIVVMGLVVMMIVLAVLMPIIQLNSWVR
- a CDS encoding AAA family ATPase, whose amino-acid sequence is MSSNNELVPVRGTHHIPIAHMRAVYRLTDVERRLDKLPHKEHENLRSTYERMLERGPERFQVKPSGLPVMDALYDELPNFAEVLDDVKRQLALCEDSRDALEITPMLLLGAPGIGKTHFARRLSQLLGTGMGFVAMSSLTAGWVLSGASSQWKGARPGKVFETLVDGQYANPVMVVDEIDKAGAEATYDPLGALYSLLEHDTAGAFTDEFAEVPIDASQLIRVATANDERAIPDPILNRMNVYTVPAPDRDAARRIALLLYKTLRSEHDWGQRFEPEPREAVLGRMSELAPREMRRAWMTAFGNAKLARRDHVAEQDLPDLGAKKQAIGFVH